Within Flavobacterium lindanitolerans, the genomic segment TATGTTTATAGCTACATCTAACAATATGTCTGCAATCCAGCCTGCTTTAAGAGATAGGATGGAAGTAATCAACATGACAGGCTATACCATTGAAGAAAAGGTAGAAATTGCCAAACAGCATTTGCTTCCAAAACAATTGAAAGAGCACGGACTGACTACTAAAGATTTATCCATCGGAAAGAAACAGTTGGAAAAGATTGTAGTAGGCTATACAAGAGAATCCGGTGTAAGAGGTTTGGAAAAACAAATTGCCAAAATGGTCCGAAATACGGCCAAATCTATTGCAATGGAAGAAGAGTATAATGTAAAAGTTACAGACGAAGATATTGTAAAAGTTCTTGGTGCGGCCAGAATGGAACGCGATAAGTATGAAAATAATGAGGTGGCAGGTGTGGTTACCGGATTAGCCTGGACAAGTGTTGGTGGAGATATCCTTTTTATAGAATCGATTTTATCAAAAGGAAAAGGAAGTTTGACCATGACAGGGAATTTAGGAACGGTAATGAAAGAATCGGCTACGATTGCTTTGGAATACATCAAGTCCAATGCCGAACGACTAGGAATAGGACCCGATGTGATTTCGAATTACAACGTACACATTCACGTTCCTGAAGGAGCTACTCCAAAAGACGGACCAAGCGCCGGAGTTGCCATGTTAACTTCTTTGGTATCTTCTTTTGTACAAAGAAGAGTAAAGAAAAGCCTTGCTATGACCGGAGAAATAACACTTCGTGGAAGAGTATTGCCGGTGGGAGGAATTAAAGAAAAAATATTGGCTGCCAAAAGGGCAAATATTAAGGAAATTATTCTTTGCCATGAAAACAAGCGCGATATTGATGAAATCAAACCTGAATATTTGGAAGGACTGACTTTCCATTATGTGAAGGAGATGAGCGAGGTTCTGGCAATAGCCATAACAGACCAGAAAGCTAAAAATGCAAAAGCGTTATAATCTTTAGAAACGCATAGCTTATATTATAAAGGCAAAAGTGAATTAATTTTCAACTTTTGCCTTTTCTGTTTTATCTTTTGCCTTAAAAAATAATATCTTCGCATCTGCGTTATATATTCAGAAAAATAAGGAAAATCCCTAGATGTTTAAGAAACTGTTTATTGTTTTTTTATTGCTGTTTTGTGCTGAAGGTTTCAGCCAGATTGGCGGTAAATATGTTTATCAGTTTCTAAATTTGATGACTTCGCCAAGACAGGCAGCATTAGGAGGAAAGGCCGTAACGATTTATGACTATGATGTCAATCAGGGATTCTTTAACCCTGCAACCATCAATCCGGAAATGGATAATCATCTTTCCGTAAATTATGGCAGCTATTTCGGAGAAGTAACCTATGGAACGGCAGCCTATGCCTATACCTATGACCGCCATGTCCAGACTTTCCATGCCGGCGTAAATTATGTCAATTATGGCAATTTTGAAGGATATGACGAAAACGGACAAAAAACGGCTGATTTTACAGGAAGCGAAATTGCACTTTCTTTAGGATATGCCTATAATGTTCCCTGGACCGACATTTTTATAGGAGCCAACCTGAAATTAATATCCTCAACCCTGGAAAGTTACAATTCTTTTGGTGCGGCTATGGACCTGGGAGCCTTATATGTAGATGATTATAATGATATCAATATTGGACTGGCAATACGCAATGTGGGTGTCCAGATAAAACCCTATCAGGATACGAATGAAAAATTGCCGATGGAAATTGTAGCCGGAATTTCTCAGGAATTAGAAAATGTGCCAATCCGCTGGCACCTGACTTTCGAAAATCTCCAGCAATGGAATATCGCTTTTTCCAATCCAAACAGGGCAGAAGGCTCATTAGATGGTGGAAGTAAGGAAGAAAAAGTCGGTTTTTTAAATAATGCTTTAAGACACGTTATAGTAGGAGCTGAACTTTTTCCTGAAAAAAGTTTTTCCATTCGTTTAGGATATAATTTTAGAAGAGCGGAAGAATTGCGTATTGTAGAACAACGTAATTTTTCAGGACTTTCAGCCGGTTTTGGTTTGCGATTCAATAAAATCAGATTTGATTATTCCTATTCCAGATATACCGCTGCAGCCAGTACGAGCCTTTTCGGATTAATGATTAACCTTCAATAAATTATTTTGGATAAAAAAATTACTATTGCCATTGATGGCTTTTCGTCTACGGGAAAAAGTACGCTGGCAAAACAATTGGCCAAATACTTAGGCTATATCTATGTCGATACGGGAGCCATGTATCGCGCTGTGACATTATATGCCATGCAGCATGACTTTATTTCGGATACCCATTTTGACAAAAAAGCATTGATAGAAAGACTTCCTAAAATCAGTCTTCAGTTTCTTTTTAATCCCGATTTGGGTTATGCCGAGATTTTTCTCAATGAAAAAAATGTTGAAGCCGAGATCAGGACACTTGAAGTATCCAATTTTGTGAGCC encodes:
- the porQ gene encoding type IX secretion system protein PorQ; translation: MFKKLFIVFLLLFCAEGFSQIGGKYVYQFLNLMTSPRQAALGGKAVTIYDYDVNQGFFNPATINPEMDNHLSVNYGSYFGEVTYGTAAYAYTYDRHVQTFHAGVNYVNYGNFEGYDENGQKTADFTGSEIALSLGYAYNVPWTDIFIGANLKLISSTLESYNSFGAAMDLGALYVDDYNDINIGLAIRNVGVQIKPYQDTNEKLPMEIVAGISQELENVPIRWHLTFENLQQWNIAFSNPNRAEGSLDGGSKEEKVGFLNNALRHVIVGAELFPEKSFSIRLGYNFRRAEELRIVEQRNFSGLSAGFGLRFNKIRFDYSYSRYTAAASTSLFGLMINLQ